One Kangiella geojedonensis DNA segment encodes these proteins:
- a CDS encoding cytochrome c oxidase subunit 3, whose product MSEQENTEYEKYYVPEQSKLPVIGSIGLLLIAFGAGHMVQGNSSLSWILYLGLAVMIYMLSTWWSSTIRESHDGLYSAQMSRSFRQGMIWFITSEVMFFAAFFGALFYGRVLVMEWLGGSSNNAATHDFLYPDFVPTWPMTSTPGELNNGAPTTWEAMGAWGLPAINTAILLFSSFTLTIAHHALIEKNRQTLILFTSITALLGVIFMMLQVEEYIHAYTEMGLTLGSGFYGSTFFLLTGFHGLHVTVGTIFLIVMALRCAKGHFTPKDHFAYEAGAWYWHFVDVVWVFLFIFVYIL is encoded by the coding sequence ATGAGTGAACAAGAAAATACAGAATACGAAAAGTATTATGTACCTGAGCAGAGCAAGCTGCCGGTTATCGGCTCGATTGGTCTGTTATTAATAGCATTCGGTGCTGGCCATATGGTACAGGGCAACTCAAGCTTGTCTTGGATCTTGTATTTAGGTTTAGCAGTCATGATTTACATGCTGTCGACTTGGTGGTCGAGCACGATTCGTGAATCTCACGATGGTTTGTACAGTGCCCAGATGAGCCGTTCATTCCGTCAAGGTATGATTTGGTTCATTACATCGGAAGTAATGTTCTTCGCAGCATTCTTCGGTGCGTTATTCTACGGCCGTGTATTGGTTATGGAATGGTTAGGTGGTAGCAGTAACAATGCTGCAACTCACGACTTCCTATACCCAGACTTCGTGCCGACTTGGCCAATGACTTCTACGCCAGGTGAATTAAACAATGGTGCTCCTACTACATGGGAAGCAATGGGCGCATGGGGCTTACCAGCAATTAACACGGCAATCCTATTGTTCTCGTCATTCACTTTGACCATTGCTCACCACGCGTTGATCGAAAAGAATCGCCAAACGTTGATTCTTTTCACGTCAATTACAGCGTTGTTAGGTGTGATCTTCATGATGCTGCAGGTTGAAGAGTACATCCACGCTTATACAGAAATGGGCCTGACTTTAGGTAGTGGTTTCTACGGTTCGACGTTCTTCCTGCTGACCGGTTTCCACGGCTTGCACGTAACGGTCGGTACGATTTTCCTTATCGTAATGGCACTACGTTGTGCAAAAGGCCACTTCACGCCAAAAGATCACTTCGCGTATGAAGCAGGTGCTTGGTACTGGCACTTTGTTGACGTGGTATGGGTATTCCTATTTATCTTTGTTTATATCCTTTAA
- a CDS encoding cytochrome c oxidase assembly protein, translating into MSQEQTQTENKVMTKKLFVVVIIMVAFGFAMVPLYDVFCQITGLNGKVNGLAVYEEQEPDTSREIKIQFMTINKANMPWDFRPVKTEIVVHPGKEYEVLFAVKNRTGKKMIGQAIPSFSPNLTAQYFNKTECFCFNQQTLAAGESEEMPMRFFVDKDIPERYDTITLAYTLHNVTPDDEQLQAAK; encoded by the coding sequence ATGAGCCAAGAGCAAACACAAACTGAAAACAAGGTGATGACCAAGAAGTTATTCGTCGTTGTGATCATTATGGTTGCTTTTGGCTTTGCGATGGTGCCTTTGTATGATGTTTTTTGCCAGATTACGGGCCTTAACGGTAAAGTAAACGGCCTCGCGGTTTACGAAGAGCAGGAACCGGATACCAGTCGTGAAATTAAGATTCAATTCATGACCATTAATAAGGCTAATATGCCTTGGGATTTCCGCCCTGTGAAAACTGAAATCGTGGTTCATCCTGGTAAAGAATACGAGGTTCTTTTTGCAGTCAAAAATCGTACTGGTAAGAAAATGATTGGTCAGGCGATTCCAAGCTTTTCGCCCAACTTAACGGCGCAGTATTTCAATAAAACGGAATGCTTCTGCTTTAATCAGCAGACGTTAGCCGCTGGCGAGAGTGAGGAAATGCCGATGCGCTTCTTTGTCGATAAGGACATTCCAGAGCGCTACGATACGATTACGTTGGCGTATACATTACATAACGTCACGCCAGACGACGAACAACTACAAGCCGCGAAATAG
- the ctaD gene encoding cytochrome c oxidase subunit I: MADHKPKGISRWLFTTNHKDIGTMYLVFSFIMFLIGGAMAMVIRAELFQPGLQFVDPNFFNQMTTLHGLIMVFGAVMPATVGLANWLIPMMIGAPDMALPRMNNWSFWILPAAFGLLLSSLFMEGGAPNFGWTFYAPLSTTYGPPSTDFFIFGVHLMGISSIMGAINVIVTVFNMRAPGMTLMKMPLFVWTWLITAFLLVMVMPVLAGAVTMMLTDRHFGTSFFDAAGGGDPVLFQHVFWFFGHPEVYIMILPAFGIASAIIPTFARKKLFGYSSMVYATASIAFLSFIVWAHHMFTVGMPVKGELFFMIATMLIAVPTGVKVFNWIATMWQGSITYETPMLYALAFVILFTIGGFSGVMLAMTPVDWQYHDTYFVVAHFHYVLFPGAIFGTMAAVYYWLPKWTGRMYDEKLAKWHFWLSIVFVNLTFFPMHFSGLAGMQRRVPDYAIMFSDFNMMSSIGAFGLGLMQLLFAWILIKVCILEKGEKATDQVWEGAEGLEFTHMPSPAPYHTFDTPPKID, encoded by the coding sequence ATGGCTGACCATAAACCAAAAGGTATTTCGCGTTGGTTGTTTACGACCAACCACAAGGACATCGGTACTATGTACTTGGTGTTCTCGTTCATCATGTTCTTGATTGGTGGCGCTATGGCAATGGTTATCCGTGCCGAGCTTTTCCAACCAGGTTTGCAGTTCGTTGACCCGAACTTCTTCAACCAGATGACAACGTTACACGGTCTTATCATGGTATTTGGTGCCGTGATGCCAGCGACTGTGGGCTTGGCTAACTGGTTGATTCCAATGATGATTGGTGCGCCAGATATGGCTCTACCACGTATGAACAACTGGAGCTTCTGGATTCTTCCAGCAGCGTTCGGTCTGTTGTTATCATCATTATTCATGGAAGGCGGTGCGCCTAACTTCGGTTGGACATTCTATGCGCCACTTTCGACAACCTATGGTCCTCCATCGACTGACTTCTTCATCTTTGGTGTTCACTTGATGGGTATCTCATCCATCATGGGTGCTATTAACGTTATCGTGACTGTGTTTAACATGCGCGCACCAGGTATGACGTTAATGAAGATGCCATTGTTCGTATGGACTTGGTTGATTACAGCATTCTTACTAGTCATGGTTATGCCAGTACTAGCAGGTGCGGTAACTATGATGTTGACTGACCGTCACTTCGGTACATCGTTCTTCGATGCCGCGGGTGGTGGTGACCCAGTATTGTTCCAGCACGTATTCTGGTTCTTCGGTCATCCAGAAGTTTACATCATGATCTTACCAGCGTTTGGTATTGCTTCTGCGATTATCCCAACGTTCGCCCGTAAGAAATTGTTTGGTTATTCTTCAATGGTTTACGCAACTGCGTCAATCGCATTCTTATCGTTCATCGTATGGGCACACCACATGTTTACCGTGGGTATGCCAGTTAAAGGTGAGCTATTCTTCATGATTGCGACCATGTTGATTGCGGTACCAACAGGTGTGAAAGTATTTAACTGGATCGCGACTATGTGGCAGGGTTCGATTACGTATGAAACACCAATGCTTTATGCTCTGGCATTCGTGATTCTATTTACGATCGGCGGCTTCTCTGGCGTGATGCTAGCGATGACTCCAGTTGATTGGCAGTATCATGATACGTACTTCGTAGTAGCACACTTCCACTACGTTCTATTCCCTGGTGCGATCTTCGGTACTATGGCAGCGGTTTACTACTGGTTGCCAAAGTGGACTGGTCGTATGTATGACGAGAAGTTGGCGAAATGGCACTTCTGGTTATCGATCGTATTCGTTAACTTGACGTTCTTCCCAATGCACTTCTCAGGTCTTGCGGGTATGCAACGTCGTGTTCCTGACTACGCGATCATGTTCTCAGACTTCAACATGATGTCGAGTATTGGTGCTTTCGGTCTTGGTTTAATGCAATTACTTTTCGCTTGGATTCTGATTAAAGTTTGTATCCTTGAGAAAGGTGAAAAAGCAACTGACCAAGTTTGGGAAGGTGCAGAAGGTCTTGAGTTTACTCACATGCCTTCACCAGCGCCGTATCACACGTTTGATACGCCACCTAAGATCGATTAA
- the coxB gene encoding cytochrome c oxidase subunit II gives MSLFRKMALAIAAISVVILSGCSGQEYNMREGVTEISREVYDLHMIVIWVCVVIGVITFGAMFYSMFAHRKSKNPNPAKFSHSTVVEIIWTVIPFIILIALSIPAVSLLIKMEDASNSELSVMVKGYQWKWEYKYIDGDDNLGNDVSFFSNLDQASRDQSVNAGSGFSGTEITDENYLLEVDNPLVIPVDTKVRFLVTADDVIHSFWVPDFSVKKDAIPGFINEVWTKVDEPGTYRGVCAELCGKDHGFMPIVVKVLPKEEYEAWYAEKVAEAEAGPDLNERTMSQLMAEGETAYNKYCSSCHMPNGEGNGPFPSLVGTEMVTGEGTVEQHIDVVLNGVSGTAMQAFGNQLTEAEIAAIITYERNAWGNDTGDKVQPQEIHDIKNGGGE, from the coding sequence ATGTCATTGTTCCGCAAAATGGCTCTAGCTATTGCCGCTATCTCAGTTGTTATTCTGAGTGGTTGTAGTGGTCAAGAGTACAACATGCGTGAAGGTGTGACTGAGATCAGTAGAGAAGTCTACGATCTACACATGATCGTTATTTGGGTCTGTGTAGTGATCGGTGTTATCACGTTCGGCGCTATGTTCTATTCGATGTTCGCGCATCGCAAAAGCAAAAACCCTAACCCAGCTAAGTTTTCTCACAGCACTGTTGTTGAGATTATCTGGACTGTTATTCCTTTCATCATCTTGATTGCGCTGTCAATTCCAGCGGTAAGCCTGTTGATCAAAATGGAAGACGCTAGTAACTCTGAGCTGTCGGTAATGGTTAAAGGTTATCAATGGAAGTGGGAATACAAATACATTGATGGCGATGACAACTTAGGCAATGACGTAAGTTTCTTCTCAAACCTAGACCAAGCGTCACGTGATCAGTCTGTGAACGCAGGTTCAGGTTTCTCTGGTACAGAGATTACTGATGAAAATTATCTATTAGAAGTCGACAATCCATTGGTTATTCCTGTGGATACTAAAGTACGCTTCCTAGTAACAGCTGATGACGTTATCCACTCTTTCTGGGTACCGGACTTCTCTGTGAAGAAAGATGCGATTCCAGGCTTCATCAATGAAGTATGGACAAAAGTTGACGAGCCAGGCACCTACCGCGGTGTGTGTGCAGAGCTTTGTGGTAAAGACCACGGCTTTATGCCAATCGTAGTAAAAGTACTTCCTAAAGAAGAATACGAAGCTTGGTATGCTGAGAAAGTAGCGGAAGCAGAAGCTGGCCCAGACTTGAATGAGCGCACTATGAGTCAGTTAATGGCTGAAGGTGAAACGGCTTATAACAAGTACTGTTCTTCTTGTCACATGCCTAACGGTGAAGGTAATGGTCCATTCCCATCACTAGTTGGTACTGAAATGGTGACTGGTGAAGGTACTGTTGAGCAGCACATTGATGTTGTTCTAAATGGTGTTTCTGGTACTGCGATGCAGGCGTTCGGCAACCAGTTAACTGAAGCCGAGATTGCTGCAATTATCACTTACGAGCGTAATGCTTGGGGTAACGACACCGGTGATAAAGTTCAGCCTCAAGAAATTCACGATATTAAAAATGGTGGAGGGGAGTAA
- a CDS encoding sigma-70 family RNA polymerase sigma factor — protein MALTKALAQNQASGHYKEVKLTYYDDAKAAVLKESANYSNSNSRDQEPVISDEALMAGFASGNMQAFETLYRRHKDPLLRFFLRQVSDKSEAEELFQETWQRLIKHSKTYKSSAKFTTYLYHIGRTRLIDHYRSQGRQQEFTQDCEGWEESTSSGSDATPDQKLELERSKQLFRSAIEKLPALQREVVVMKLETGMTINDIAEIVQENPEAVKSRLRYGMDKLKHCLRDLDKNPEVTS, from the coding sequence ATGGCGTTAACAAAGGCGCTTGCACAAAACCAAGCCAGCGGTCACTATAAAGAGGTTAAATTAACCTATTACGATGATGCAAAGGCTGCGGTGTTGAAAGAAAGCGCAAATTACAGCAACTCAAATAGTCGGGACCAAGAGCCAGTCATTAGCGATGAAGCTTTAATGGCTGGCTTTGCTTCGGGCAATATGCAGGCTTTTGAGACTTTGTATCGTCGCCACAAAGACCCGCTACTACGCTTTTTTTTGCGACAAGTAAGCGATAAGAGTGAAGCCGAAGAGCTGTTTCAAGAGACTTGGCAACGTCTTATCAAGCATAGTAAGACTTATAAAAGTTCTGCTAAATTCACCACATACTTATATCATATTGGTCGTACTCGACTGATTGACCACTATCGTAGCCAAGGCCGCCAGCAGGAATTTACACAGGACTGTGAGGGCTGGGAAGAGAGTACGAGCAGTGGAAGTGACGCTACACCCGATCAGAAGCTTGAGCTGGAGCGCTCGAAACAATTATTTCGGAGTGCTATCGAAAAACTGCCAGCGTTACAGCGAGAGGTGGTGGTAATGAAGCTTGAAACCGGTATGACGATTAATGATATTGCTGAAATTGTGCAGGAAAACCCAGAGGCAGTAAAAAGCCGATTACGGTATGGCATGGATAAGCTGAAGCACTGTTTACGTGATCTGGATAAGAATCCTGAGGTCACATCATGA
- a CDS encoding vWA domain-containing protein, with translation MNITRKGQTFKYGLIASMVIVGLGACQSSHDQESDRSTSSVVANEPLESAEQKKREAKQLEASHVLRKEKRVAEEAERIMVTGSRVTMSDMAFAQPEKVMMPAPRQLNVVNREQYQKIEPSDVFLTLEQPVSTFSIDVDTGAYSNVRRMLNDGYFPPNDAVRLEEFVNYFNYDYPTPDSQEMPFSVSTEAMKAPWNDNAHLVQIGIKGYEEQSEELPPSNLVFLVDVSGSMQSADKLGLVKKALKMLAKGSRKEDKISLVVYAGASGVVLEPTAANDRLKIEQALDSLTAGGSTNGGAGIELAYKMAQKGFIKDGINRVILATDGDFNVGTVNREQLIDMIERKRKTGISFSALGFGSGNYNEHLMEQLANKGNGNYGYIDSLLEAKRLLVDQRAGTLMTIAKDVKIQVEFNPAVVAEYRLLGYQNRMLEREDFNNDKVDAGEIGAGHTVTALYEIVLQDSDGKRMEPLRYGGGKREEAMHEKNAKLSEAAMISLRYKLPDEDKSTLYRDYLQLSDVEAAKGGDNIRFAASVAGFAQLLRGGQFLGDWGWDDARSLAQASKGDDLDGYRGELIQLVGMAQLLDEKTAVASQ, from the coding sequence ATGAATATCACTAGAAAGGGTCAAACGTTCAAGTATGGTCTTATCGCGAGTATGGTTATCGTCGGCTTAGGAGCCTGCCAAAGTTCACATGATCAAGAAAGTGACCGAAGCACATCCTCAGTGGTCGCCAATGAACCGTTAGAATCTGCTGAACAAAAGAAACGTGAGGCAAAACAGCTTGAGGCGAGCCATGTCCTGCGTAAAGAGAAGCGTGTGGCGGAAGAAGCGGAGCGCATTATGGTGACGGGCTCTCGAGTAACTATGTCGGATATGGCTTTCGCACAACCTGAAAAGGTCATGATGCCTGCACCTCGACAATTGAATGTGGTCAATCGTGAGCAGTACCAAAAAATAGAGCCTTCGGACGTGTTTTTAACGCTGGAACAGCCTGTATCGACTTTCAGTATTGATGTCGACACAGGAGCTTACTCCAATGTACGCCGAATGTTAAACGATGGGTATTTTCCACCGAATGATGCGGTTCGCTTAGAAGAATTTGTTAATTACTTCAATTATGACTACCCAACTCCAGATAGCCAAGAGATGCCATTCTCGGTATCTACAGAAGCGATGAAGGCGCCATGGAACGATAATGCCCACTTGGTACAAATCGGTATTAAAGGCTACGAAGAACAGTCCGAAGAACTGCCTCCTTCAAATCTCGTGTTTTTAGTTGATGTGTCGGGTTCAATGCAGAGTGCGGACAAGCTTGGTTTGGTCAAGAAAGCCTTAAAAATGTTAGCTAAAGGCAGTCGCAAAGAAGATAAGATTTCTTTGGTGGTTTACGCGGGAGCTTCTGGTGTGGTGCTTGAACCCACGGCAGCGAATGATCGGCTTAAGATTGAGCAAGCGCTGGATAGTCTAACCGCTGGTGGTTCGACGAATGGTGGTGCTGGAATAGAGTTGGCTTACAAAATGGCGCAGAAAGGTTTTATCAAGGATGGTATTAACCGAGTTATTCTGGCGACTGACGGTGACTTTAACGTTGGTACGGTAAATCGCGAACAACTGATTGACATGATTGAACGTAAACGTAAAACCGGTATTAGTTTCAGTGCCTTAGGCTTTGGCTCAGGAAACTATAATGAGCATTTGATGGAGCAGTTGGCGAACAAAGGAAATGGTAATTACGGTTATATTGATAGCTTATTAGAAGCAAAAAGGTTACTGGTGGATCAAAGAGCTGGAACTTTAATGACGATTGCTAAAGACGTCAAAATTCAAGTCGAGTTTAATCCTGCGGTTGTTGCTGAGTATCGCTTGCTGGGATATCAAAACCGAATGCTAGAACGCGAAGACTTTAACAACGACAAGGTTGATGCGGGTGAAATTGGAGCCGGACATACGGTTACCGCCTTGTATGAAATTGTGTTGCAAGACTCTGATGGCAAACGGATGGAGCCTTTGCGTTATGGTGGCGGTAAGCGCGAAGAGGCCATGCATGAAAAAAACGCCAAGTTGAGTGAGGCTGCGATGATAAGCCTGCGCTATAAGTTGCCCGATGAAGACAAAAGCACTTTGTACCGTGATTATCTACAGTTAAGTGATGTTGAGGCAGCAAAAGGTGGTGATAACATTCGCTTTGCAGCGAGTGTGGCAGGATTTGCACAATTGTTACGTGGTGGGCAATTCTTAGGCGATTGGGGCTGGGACGATGCTAGGTCACTGGCTCAAGCCTCGAAAGGTGATGATCTTGATGGCTATCGCGGTGAGTTGATTCAGCTAGTTGGCATGGCCCAGTTGTTGGATGAAAAAACGGCTGTTGCGAGTCAGTAG
- a CDS encoding YiiD C-terminal domain-containing protein, with protein sequence MNSQQLENLVHKEIPITKALDIHIDELTEHSIRVIAPFEANKNIHNTAFAGSIYTVATIAGWSLVSHIASHLAIEGSVVLAKAEIQYKKPINGDIVAQCEIKDLSSLETFASSFKRKNRARINFIIDVVEDGVIKAQLNANFALVGQ encoded by the coding sequence ATGAACAGCCAGCAACTCGAAAACCTCGTGCATAAAGAAATTCCTATCACTAAAGCTTTGGATATTCACATTGACGAACTTACCGAGCACAGTATTCGTGTAATTGCGCCTTTTGAGGCCAATAAAAATATCCACAATACCGCATTTGCTGGCAGTATTTATACGGTTGCGACGATTGCCGGCTGGTCGCTAGTCAGTCACATCGCGTCTCATCTAGCCATAGAAGGTTCAGTGGTGTTAGCTAAGGCCGAAATTCAATATAAGAAACCGATTAATGGCGACATTGTTGCTCAGTGCGAGATTAAAGATCTGAGCAGCCTAGAAACCTTTGCATCATCATTTAAGCGCAAGAACCGCGCACGCATAAACTTCATCATTGATGTGGTAGAAGACGGTGTCATAAAGGCACAGCTTAATGCGAATTTTGCTTTAGTCGGACAGTAA
- a CDS encoding substrate-binding domain-containing protein, giving the protein MIHQCFRRIITTLLLLTAFPSIATNLDISQQQAQKLHQAEILFTMKGSNTIGEKLAPALAAKYLIERGATETEIIQTHTVEKTVIGTMQNGDIQAIDIKAHGSSTGFKALADSNTDIAMSSRRVKDKERQSLMGQYGDLKAMANEYTIAVDGLAVIVHPDLNIKQLNTKQLSMIFSGELTNWRELGGINQPISVFARDDNSGTYDTFKSLVLKRHKVTLSDNAKRYESSGELSEQVSSTFGAIGFVALPYVNKAKAIAVSEEGVALSFKPNKFTVSTEDYVLSRRLYLYYPSNNSNKYAQDFMNFVLGNKAQTVVEQNHLISLKVNDATVRFNRNYPPRYLNMIRESKRLSITFHFDQNLELDNKGKRDIARLAEYVKNRRLKDLFVFGFSAESGDAEKDKALSESLANQITEQLKASGITPFYTQGYGSRGAIASNETANGKAKNQRVEIWVGR; this is encoded by the coding sequence ATGATTCACCAATGTTTCCGTCGCATCATAACGACACTTCTATTATTGACCGCTTTTCCATCGATAGCCACAAACCTGGATATCAGCCAACAACAAGCTCAAAAACTCCATCAGGCTGAGATCCTCTTCACCATGAAAGGCTCAAACACCATTGGTGAAAAACTTGCACCAGCGTTAGCGGCAAAATACCTGATTGAGAGGGGCGCTACTGAAACTGAAATCATACAAACTCATACGGTAGAGAAAACCGTTATTGGCACCATGCAAAACGGTGACATTCAGGCCATCGATATTAAAGCGCATGGTTCTTCAACCGGGTTCAAAGCACTCGCCGATAGCAATACAGATATCGCCATGTCTTCACGTCGCGTGAAAGATAAGGAGCGCCAGAGTTTAATGGGGCAGTATGGTGATTTAAAAGCGATGGCCAATGAGTACACTATCGCCGTTGATGGTTTGGCGGTTATTGTCCATCCCGACTTAAACATCAAACAGCTCAATACAAAGCAGTTATCCATGATCTTTTCCGGCGAACTGACTAACTGGCGAGAACTTGGGGGAATAAATCAACCAATCAGCGTTTTCGCTCGAGACGACAACTCGGGAACTTATGACACTTTCAAATCCCTTGTGCTAAAACGTCACAAAGTCACGCTTTCAGATAATGCCAAACGGTATGAGTCATCTGGGGAATTATCCGAACAAGTTAGCTCAACCTTCGGAGCTATTGGTTTTGTGGCACTGCCTTATGTTAATAAAGCTAAAGCGATTGCCGTTTCAGAAGAAGGCGTTGCTTTATCCTTTAAGCCCAATAAATTTACGGTTAGTACTGAAGACTATGTTCTCAGCAGACGCCTATATTTGTATTACCCTAGCAATAACAGCAATAAGTATGCGCAAGATTTCATGAACTTCGTACTCGGCAATAAAGCGCAAACAGTCGTTGAGCAAAACCATTTAATTTCTCTCAAAGTGAACGATGCCACAGTCCGCTTTAACCGGAATTATCCGCCACGATACTTGAATATGATTAGAGAATCGAAGCGCTTATCCATTACCTTCCACTTCGATCAAAATCTTGAGCTGGATAATAAAGGGAAACGTGATATTGCTCGTCTTGCTGAATACGTCAAAAATCGTCGTTTAAAGGATCTGTTCGTGTTTGGTTTTAGCGCAGAAAGCGGTGATGCAGAAAAAGATAAAGCACTTTCAGAAAGCCTAGCAAATCAAATTACCGAGCAATTGAAAGCATCAGGAATTACACCTTTTTATACCCAGGGCTATGGTAGCCGAGGCGCCATTGCCTCTAATGAAACGGCTAATGGCAAAGCTAAAAATCAGCGTGTAGAAATCTGGGTAGGTCGATAA
- the can gene encoding carbonate dehydratase, whose amino-acid sequence MSDIKKLLEQNRQWAADTVEQYPDFFKELSEQQSPKYLWIGCADSRVPATQITNLMPGEIFVHRNIANQVSTTDLNCMSVLQFAVQVLQVEHIIVCGHYGCGGVNAALSNQQLGLIDNWLTQIKDVYIKNETKFTAITNEQERSDLMCELNVKDQVQTVCNTTIVQDAWKRGQKLSVHGWCYSLKDGHIKDLEVSTDSVSSNHSVYQYQS is encoded by the coding sequence ATGAGCGACATTAAAAAACTACTTGAGCAAAACCGTCAATGGGCTGCTGACACTGTTGAGCAGTATCCGGATTTCTTTAAAGAGTTATCAGAGCAACAGTCCCCAAAATACTTATGGATTGGCTGTGCGGATAGTCGTGTTCCTGCAACTCAAATCACGAATTTGATGCCAGGAGAAATATTCGTTCATCGAAATATCGCTAACCAAGTGAGCACGACTGACCTAAACTGCATGTCAGTTTTACAGTTCGCAGTTCAAGTATTGCAGGTTGAGCATATTATTGTCTGTGGACACTATGGCTGTGGTGGTGTGAATGCTGCATTAAGCAACCAGCAGTTGGGTTTGATCGATAACTGGTTAACCCAGATCAAAGATGTGTATATTAAGAATGAAACTAAATTCACGGCTATTACTAACGAACAAGAGCGTTCTGATTTAATGTGTGAACTGAACGTTAAGGATCAAGTTCAAACGGTTTGTAATACGACGATTGTGCAGGATGCTTGGAAACGTGGACAAAAACTCAGTGTGCACGGGTGGTGCTATAGTCTAAAAGATGGTCATATTAAAGACCTTGAGGTGTCGACTGACAGTGTTTCAAGCAATCACAGCGTTTACCAGTATCAAAGTTAA